One window of the Trifolium pratense cultivar HEN17-A07 linkage group LG2, ARS_RC_1.1, whole genome shotgun sequence genome contains the following:
- the LOC123905672 gene encoding uncharacterized protein LOC123905672 isoform X2 has translation MSSTQTSVASNPNPNGSFFGNDDSKIEIPKDDADEIWKYGISLDGENAIQCKFCDDVITGGLYRFLCHLAGTEHGGEGCGGGGDEEEEEEKGCTCVGVGEKRKRADGVGGSSEDVFKKIEIPKDFADKIWEYGISLDGEDAIQCKFCDDVITGGLYQFLYHLAGTEHGGEGYGGGGDEEGKKGCTCVGVGGERKGDDVVGGSSEDVFKKIEIPKDFADKIWEYGISLDGEDAIQCKFCDDVITGGLYRFLCHLAGTEHGGEACGGGGEEEEEKGCTCVGVGEKRNGDEVCGDGSSEDVSIFKKSRDGSKDKRKEILKEEADLAIASFFYSNAIPLKVVESKSFIAMVDMISRCGVGFEPPSIEDLEDLSGKYLTEEVRLTEEVRLTNEALEEHRSVWKKTGCSIMVDGWTDKKKRSILNLLVNSLKGTFFLKSVDASDMLESPEKLFKMMDDIVEEVGEENVVQIVTDGTPYYKAAGEMLMEKRTRLYWTPCATHCIEMMLEDYEKIPIYEEILTKGKKITTFIYSKASLITLLRKFTEGVDLVTQGITRCVTSYLTLGRLYENKGALRKMFTSKQWKSSQFAKMSVGKYAEDVVLDKVFWENVMICLNGANPLVDVIRLVNSIDEPATGFIYKAKEQAKEEIRRSLSKDGTESFVPLWEIIDERWDKQLHSPLHAAGYFLNPQIHYSPGFRDDIKVKDGLHHCIARMVADPEKRAKIETQLDDFDKQASILGHSLAILMVGEEIPSNWWSTFGDELPELQKFACRVLSLTCSSYGDLRNQNAFKMVHAKKRNLLRQKTHNDVVFVMANAKLAEKKQAGGSVELNLDDEDGDDDEDEDDDMKSLYDVISDLHDQYGNGDEYGDEDGDGDEDQMEDSD, from the exons ATGAGTTCGACACAAACTTCTGTTGCTTCTAACCCTAACCCTAATGGATCCTTCTTTGGAAATGATGATTCTAAGATAGAAATACCTAAAGATGATGCTGATGAGATTTGGAAGTATGGCATTTCTCTTGATGGAGAAAATGCAATCCAGTGCAAGTTTTGTGATGACGTAATAACCGGTGGGCTTTATCGGTTTCTTTGTCATTTGGCTGGAACAGAACATGGTGGTGAAGGTtgtggaggtggtggtgatgaggaggaggaggaggagaaggGGTGTACTTGTGTCGGAGTCGGTGAAAAAAGAAAACGGGCTGATGGGGTTGGTGGGAGTTCAGAAGATGTTTTCAAGAAGATAGAAATACCTAAAGATTTTGCTGATAAGATTTGGGAGTATGGCATTTCTCTTGATGGAGAAGATGCAATTCAGTGCAAGTTTTGTGATGATGTCATAACCGGTGGGCTTTACCAGTTTCTTTATCACTTGGCCGGAACAGAACATGGTGGTGAAGGTTATGGGGGTGGTGGTGATGAGGAGGGGAAGAAAGGGTGTACTTGCGTCGGAGTCGGTGGAGAAAGAAAAGGGGATGATGTGGTTGGTGGGAGTTCTGAAGATGTTTTCAAGAAGATAGAAATACCTAAAGATTTTGCTGATAAGATTTGGGAGTATGGTATTTCTCTTGATGGAGAAGATGCAATCCAATGCAAGTTTTGTGATGATGTCATAACCGGTGGTCTTTACCGGTTTCTTTGTCACTTGGCCGGAACAGAACATGGTGGTGAGGCTTGTGGAGGTGGTGGTGAGGAGGAGGAAGAGAAAGGGTGTACTTGTGTTGGAGTTGGTGAAAAAAGAAACGGGGATGAAGTTTGTGGTGATGGGAGTTCTGAAGATGTTTCCATTTTCAAGAAGTCGAGAGATGGGTCAAAAGATAAGAGGAAGGAGATTTTGAAAGAGGAAGCAGATCTGGCGATTGCGAGCTTTTTCTACAGCAATGCGATACCGCTGAAGGTGGTGGAGAGTAAGTCATTTATTGCTATGGTTGATATGATTTCGAGATGTGGCGTAGGGTTTGAGCCACCGTCGATTGAAGATCTTGAAGATCTTAGTGGGAAATATTTGACGGAAGAAGTTAGGTTGACGGAAGAAGTTAGGTTGACGAATGAAGCTTTGGAGGAACATAGAAGTGTATGGAAGAAAACAGGGTGTAGTATAATGGTAGATGGATGGACTGACAAGAAGAAGAGGAGCATATTGAACTTGCTGGTGAATAGTTTGAAGGGAACATTCTTTTTGAAGTCTGTTGATGCGTCTGATATGTTGGAATCGCCTGAGAAACTGTTTAAGATGATGGATGACATTGTCGAAGAGGTTGGGGAAGAAAATGTTGTTCAAATTGTGACGGATGGTACACCATACTACAAAGCTGCTGGTGAGATGTTGATGGAGAAAAGGACTAGGTTGTATTGGACACCTTGTGCGACACACTGCATTGAGATGATGTTGGAAGATTATGAGAAGATACCCATTTATGAAGAGATACTTACAAAGGGTAAAAAAATTACAACCTTTATTTACTCGAAGGCTTCTCTCATTACTCTATTGCGTAAGTTCACAGAAGGAGTAGATTTGGTGACACAGGGCATTACTCGTTGTGTCACGTCTTACTTAACTTTAGGCCGTCTTTATGAGAACAAAGGAGCTTTGAGAAAGATGTTCACATCCAAGCAGTGGAAGTCCAGCCAGTTCGCAAAAATGAGTGTAGGGAAATATGCTGAGGATGTGGTTTTGGACAAGGTGTTTTGGGAAAATGTTATGATTTGTTTAAATGGTGCAAATCCTCTCGTTGATGTGATTCGTTTGGTCAATTCAATTGACGAACCAGCCACCGGTTTCATTTACAAGGCAAAGGAGCAAGCTAAAGAGGAGATACGGAGGAGTCTTTCCAAAGATGGCACAGAAAG ttttgtgcCTTTATGGGAGATCATTGATGAAAGATGGGACAAACAACTCCACAGCCCTTTGCATGCAGCAGGCTATTTTCTTAACCCTCAAATTCACTATAGTCCTGGATTTAGAGATGATATCAAAGTTAAAGATGGTCTACATCACTGTATAGCAAGGATGGTGGCTGATCCCGAAAAAAGAGCTAAGATTGAAACTCAACTTGATGATTTCGATAAACAGGCAAGCATTTTGGGTCATTCTTTAGCCATATTGATGGTTGGTGAAGAGATTCCGTCAAATTGGTGGAGCACTTTTGGAGATGAACTACCAGAACTCCAAAAATTTGCGTGTCGTGTATTAAGCTTGACATGCAGTTCTTATGGGGATTTGCGTAATCAGAATGCCTTCAAGATG GTCCATGCTAAGAAAAGAAACCTCTTGAGGCAGAAGACTCATAATGATGTTGTTTTTGTCATGGCTAATGCAAAATTGGCTGAAAAGAAGCAAGCAGGAGGGTCAGTTGAGCTAAATCTAGATG atgaagatggagatgacgatgaagatgaagatgatgatatgAAGTCTCTATATGATGTGATTTCTGATTTGCATGATCAATATGGTAATGGAGATGAATATGGAGATGAGGATGGAGATGGAGATGAAGACCAAATGGAAGATTCTGATTAA
- the LOC123905673 gene encoding uncharacterized protein LOC123905673, translated as MSKYLMNSVVALKLPKKIVPNNVVDVVLKHCISLDLKLYGQDIVYCKHCNNVVPGGFYRFICHLTGMENVEACEHVGDDVRKEMLEFHTTLQEVNEKGCVGVGQKREGNEVDVGSSRDSFKRRRVGSQAYAVDNKNEKTSREEACRAIAKFFYNNAIPFRTLCSSEFKTMCDMVSRHGVGFKPPDYDEISKKYLAEEVKLTKEALEEHRAMWKITGCSIMFDGWADKENWSELNVLVNSPKGTFFLKSIDVSESDRDSSDKLFKMMDDIIEEVGEENVVQVVTFFSPVFKAAGEKLMAKRTRLYWTPCATHCIEVILQDCEDNIPIHAATLKKCQMINIFIISQPSLMSLLQHFTGGIDVLLDVGITDCDSSYLTLGCLHENKGALIRMFTSKEWKSMEFSMLGKLVEDMVLDKEFWKNVMICYKSTQHLLFALGLVNLIMEPAMGFIYEHMEKAKEEIRTSLSEGGIERESCMLIQKIIEERWEKQFYSPLHAAGYFLNPQFHYSPGVRDDIKVKRGLQQCIARMVADPEERSKIEIQLVDFDKGINDFSHPIAAIASAEEIPAIWWASFADGQPELQKFAIRVLSLTSSSYGGPGLQSAFEMAQTNILRNKTPIDVLFVMANSKLGIKKKASVEINLDDNGTDDGLDVDTLDLDAPCLKPQDGVGIADLHDENANRDGDGDGDGDGDEDGDGDEDEDEDEDEDEDEDGDGDGDGDGDEN; from the exons ATGTCGAAATATTTGATGa ATTCTGTTGTTGCCCTAAAATTGCCTAAAAAGATAGTGCCCAacaatgttgttgatgttgttttgAAGCATTGCATTTCACTTGATCTTAAACTATATGGACAAGATATAGTTTATTGCAAACATTGTAATAATGTAGTGCCCGGTGGATTTTACCGATTTATATGTCACTTAACTGGAATGGAAAATGTTGAAGCTTGTGAGCATGTTGGCGATGACGTGAGGAAGGAAATGTTGGAGTTTCATACCACTTTGCAAGAGGTTAATGAGAAAGGGTGTGTTGGAGTTGGCCAAAAAAGGGAAGGGAATGAAGTGGATGTTGGAAGTTCGAGAGATAGTTTCAAGAGAAGGAGAGTTGGCTCTCAAGCCTATGCTGTTGATAACAAGAATGAGAAGACTTCGAGGGAGGAAGCATGTCGAGCGATTGCAAAGTTTTTCTATAACAATGCCATACCGTTCCGAACGTTATGCAGCAGTGAATTTAAAACTATGTGTGATATGGTTTCAAGACATGGCGTAGGATTTAAGCCACCGGATTATGACGAGATTAGTAAGAAATATTTGGCGGAAGAAGTTAAGTTGACAAAGGAAGCTTTGGAAGAACATAGAGCTATGTGGAAGATAACAGGTTGCTCTATAATGTTCGATGGATGGGCTGACAAGGAGAATTGGAGCGAACTGAACGTTTTGGTGAACAGTCCAAAGGGAACATTCTTTTTGAAGTCTATTGATGTGTCTGAATCTGATAGAGATTCGTCTGACAAACTCTTTAAGATGATGGATGACATTATTGAAGAAGTCGGGGAAGAAAATGTTGTCCAAGTTGTGACATTCTTTTCACCGGTCTTCAAAGCTGCCGGTGAGAAGTTAATGGCGAAAAGGACCAGACTGTATTGGACACCTTGTGCAACACATTGCATTGAGGTGATATTGCAAGACTGTGAGGATAATATACCTATTCACGCAGCGACACTTAAGAAGTGTCAAATGATTAATATCTTTATTATTTCACAGCCTTCTCTCATGTCTCTATTGCAGCATTTCACAGGAGGAATAGATGTTTTATTGGATGTAGGCATTACTGACTGTGACTCATCATACTTAACGCTAGGTTGTCTTCATGAGAACAAAGGAGCTCTGATAAGAATGTTCACATCCAAGGAGTGGAAGTCGATGGAGTTTTCAATGTTGGGGAAATTGGTTGAGGATATGGTTTTGGATAAGGAGTTCTGGAAAAATGTTATGATTTGTTATAAAAGCACACAACATCTACTTTTTGCGCTTGGTTTGGTCAATTTAATTATGGAACCGGCCATGGGTTTCATTTATGAGCACATGGAGAAAGCTAAAGAGGAGATACGGACGAGTCTTTCCGAAGGTGGTATAGAAAGGGAAAG ttgtatGCTTATACAGAAGATCATTGAGGAAAGATGGGAAAAACAATTCTATAGCCCTCTACATGCTGCAGGCTATTTTCTTAACCCTCAATTTCACTATAGTCCTGGAGTTAGAGATGATATTAAAGTTAAACGTGGTCTACAACAATGTATAGCGAGGATGGTGGCCGATCCCGAAGAAAGATCTAAGATTGAAATTCAACTTGTTGATTTCGATAAAGGGATAAATGATTTCAGTCATCCAATAGCCGCAATAGCATCTGCTGAGGAGATTCCAGCTATTTGGTGGGCATCTTTTGCAGATGGACAACCGGAGCTCCAGAAATTTGCAATTCGTGTATTAAGCTTGACATCCAGTTCTTATGGGGGTCCCGGTCTTCAGAGTGCCTTTGAGATG GCCCAGACTAACATTTTGAGGAACAAGACTCCTATAGATGTTCTTTTTGTCATGGCTAATTCAAAATTGGGCATAAAGAAGAAAGCATCAGTTGAGATCAATCTTGATGATAATGGAACTGATGACGGTTTAGATGTGGACACCTTGGATTTGGATGCCCCATGTCTGAAGCCACAAGATGGTGTGGGGATTGCTGATTTGCATGATGAAAATGCTAACCGAGATGGAGATGGAGATGGAGATGGAGATGGAGATGAAGACGGAGATGGAGACGAAGACGAAGACGAAGACGAAgacgaagatgaagatgaagatggagaTGGAGATGGAGATGGAGATGGTGATGAAAATTAA
- the LOC123905672 gene encoding uncharacterized protein LOC123905672 isoform X1 translates to MSSTQTSVASNPNPNGSFFGNDDSKIEIPKDDADEIWKYGISLDGENAIQCKFCDDVITGGLYRFLCHLAGTEHGGEGCGGGGDEEEEEEKGCTCVGVGEKRKRADGVGGSSEDVFKKIEIPKDFADKIWEYGISLDGEDAIQCKFCDDVITGGLYQFLYHLAGTEHGGEGYGGGGDEEGKKGCTCVGVGGERKGDDVVGGSSEDVFKKIEIPKDFADKIWEYGISLDGEDAIQCKFCDDVITGGLYRFLCHLAGTEHGGEACGGGGEEEEEKGCTCVGVGEKRNGDEVCGDGSSEDVSIFKKSRDGSKDKRKEILKEEADLAIASFFYSNAIPLKVVESKSFIAMVDMISRCGVGFEPPSIEDLEDLSGKYLTEEVRLTEEVRLTNEALEEHRSVWKKTGCSIMVDGWTDKKKRSILNLLVNSLKGTFFLKSVDASDMLESPEKLFKMMDDIVEEVGEENVVQIVTDGTPYYKAAGEMLMEKRTRLYWTPCATHCIEMMLEDYEKIPIYEEILTKGKKITTFIYSKASLITLLRKFTEGVDLVTQGITRCVTSYLTLGRLYENKGALRKMFTSKQWKSSQFAKMSVGKYAEDVVLDKVFWENVMICLNGANPLVDVIRLVNSIDEPATGFIYKAKEQAKEEIRRSLSKDGTESFVPLWEIIDERWDKQLHSPLHAAGYFLNPQIHYSPGFRDDIKVKDGLHHCIARMVADPEKRAKIETQLDDFDKQASILGHSLAILMVGEEIPSNWWSTFGDELPELQKFACRVLSLTCSSYGDLRNQNAFKMVHAKKRNLLRQKTHNDVVFVMANAKLAEKKQAGGSVELNLDDEDEDGDDDEDEDDDMKSLYDVISDLHDQYGNGDEYGDEDGDGDEDQMEDSD, encoded by the exons ATGAGTTCGACACAAACTTCTGTTGCTTCTAACCCTAACCCTAATGGATCCTTCTTTGGAAATGATGATTCTAAGATAGAAATACCTAAAGATGATGCTGATGAGATTTGGAAGTATGGCATTTCTCTTGATGGAGAAAATGCAATCCAGTGCAAGTTTTGTGATGACGTAATAACCGGTGGGCTTTATCGGTTTCTTTGTCATTTGGCTGGAACAGAACATGGTGGTGAAGGTtgtggaggtggtggtgatgaggaggaggaggaggagaaggGGTGTACTTGTGTCGGAGTCGGTGAAAAAAGAAAACGGGCTGATGGGGTTGGTGGGAGTTCAGAAGATGTTTTCAAGAAGATAGAAATACCTAAAGATTTTGCTGATAAGATTTGGGAGTATGGCATTTCTCTTGATGGAGAAGATGCAATTCAGTGCAAGTTTTGTGATGATGTCATAACCGGTGGGCTTTACCAGTTTCTTTATCACTTGGCCGGAACAGAACATGGTGGTGAAGGTTATGGGGGTGGTGGTGATGAGGAGGGGAAGAAAGGGTGTACTTGCGTCGGAGTCGGTGGAGAAAGAAAAGGGGATGATGTGGTTGGTGGGAGTTCTGAAGATGTTTTCAAGAAGATAGAAATACCTAAAGATTTTGCTGATAAGATTTGGGAGTATGGTATTTCTCTTGATGGAGAAGATGCAATCCAATGCAAGTTTTGTGATGATGTCATAACCGGTGGTCTTTACCGGTTTCTTTGTCACTTGGCCGGAACAGAACATGGTGGTGAGGCTTGTGGAGGTGGTGGTGAGGAGGAGGAAGAGAAAGGGTGTACTTGTGTTGGAGTTGGTGAAAAAAGAAACGGGGATGAAGTTTGTGGTGATGGGAGTTCTGAAGATGTTTCCATTTTCAAGAAGTCGAGAGATGGGTCAAAAGATAAGAGGAAGGAGATTTTGAAAGAGGAAGCAGATCTGGCGATTGCGAGCTTTTTCTACAGCAATGCGATACCGCTGAAGGTGGTGGAGAGTAAGTCATTTATTGCTATGGTTGATATGATTTCGAGATGTGGCGTAGGGTTTGAGCCACCGTCGATTGAAGATCTTGAAGATCTTAGTGGGAAATATTTGACGGAAGAAGTTAGGTTGACGGAAGAAGTTAGGTTGACGAATGAAGCTTTGGAGGAACATAGAAGTGTATGGAAGAAAACAGGGTGTAGTATAATGGTAGATGGATGGACTGACAAGAAGAAGAGGAGCATATTGAACTTGCTGGTGAATAGTTTGAAGGGAACATTCTTTTTGAAGTCTGTTGATGCGTCTGATATGTTGGAATCGCCTGAGAAACTGTTTAAGATGATGGATGACATTGTCGAAGAGGTTGGGGAAGAAAATGTTGTTCAAATTGTGACGGATGGTACACCATACTACAAAGCTGCTGGTGAGATGTTGATGGAGAAAAGGACTAGGTTGTATTGGACACCTTGTGCGACACACTGCATTGAGATGATGTTGGAAGATTATGAGAAGATACCCATTTATGAAGAGATACTTACAAAGGGTAAAAAAATTACAACCTTTATTTACTCGAAGGCTTCTCTCATTACTCTATTGCGTAAGTTCACAGAAGGAGTAGATTTGGTGACACAGGGCATTACTCGTTGTGTCACGTCTTACTTAACTTTAGGCCGTCTTTATGAGAACAAAGGAGCTTTGAGAAAGATGTTCACATCCAAGCAGTGGAAGTCCAGCCAGTTCGCAAAAATGAGTGTAGGGAAATATGCTGAGGATGTGGTTTTGGACAAGGTGTTTTGGGAAAATGTTATGATTTGTTTAAATGGTGCAAATCCTCTCGTTGATGTGATTCGTTTGGTCAATTCAATTGACGAACCAGCCACCGGTTTCATTTACAAGGCAAAGGAGCAAGCTAAAGAGGAGATACGGAGGAGTCTTTCCAAAGATGGCACAGAAAG ttttgtgcCTTTATGGGAGATCATTGATGAAAGATGGGACAAACAACTCCACAGCCCTTTGCATGCAGCAGGCTATTTTCTTAACCCTCAAATTCACTATAGTCCTGGATTTAGAGATGATATCAAAGTTAAAGATGGTCTACATCACTGTATAGCAAGGATGGTGGCTGATCCCGAAAAAAGAGCTAAGATTGAAACTCAACTTGATGATTTCGATAAACAGGCAAGCATTTTGGGTCATTCTTTAGCCATATTGATGGTTGGTGAAGAGATTCCGTCAAATTGGTGGAGCACTTTTGGAGATGAACTACCAGAACTCCAAAAATTTGCGTGTCGTGTATTAAGCTTGACATGCAGTTCTTATGGGGATTTGCGTAATCAGAATGCCTTCAAGATG GTCCATGCTAAGAAAAGAAACCTCTTGAGGCAGAAGACTCATAATGATGTTGTTTTTGTCATGGCTAATGCAAAATTGGCTGAAAAGAAGCAAGCAGGAGGGTCAGTTGAGCTAAATCTAGATG atgaagatgaagatggagatgacgatgaagatgaagatgatgatatgAAGTCTCTATATGATGTGATTTCTGATTTGCATGATCAATATGGTAATGGAGATGAATATGGAGATGAGGATGGAGATGGAGATGAAGACCAAATGGAAGATTCTGATTAA
- the LOC123910093 gene encoding uncharacterized protein LOC123910093: MTFLWDLAVLTKKERATVVECKGHDAAWFCSIEHAHGCDKEITGMVEQNDGKKRMTVFLECEILKAENAAADYIRQLFMPKLAGMHGGVNTGKMTIFGLDFGAGHETELKI, encoded by the exons ATGACTTTCTTATGG GATCTTGCTGTCCTC ACGAAGAAAGAACGAGCCACTGTTGTAGAGTGCAAAGGCCACGATGCTGCTTGGTTCTGCAGTATTGAGCATGCTCATGG CTGCGATAAGGAGATCACAGGTATGGTTGAACAAAATGATGGAAAGAAAAGAATGACGGTTTTTTTAGAGTGCGAGATACTGAAAGCTGAGAATGCAGCTGCAGACTACATCAGGCAGTTGTTCATGCCAAAACTAGCTGGGATGCATGGTGGTG TTAATACCGGAAAGATGACAATTTTTGGTTTGGACTTTGGAGCAGGACATGAAACTGAGTTGAAAATTTGA